AAACAGCACCTTCTTCAGGTTGGGACTCAGCTTCAACTGGGAGAATATGGACTGGAACACACAAAGGACCACACGGCCAAAACAATTCACTGGCTGGTTTGGATGTTTTGACAAGAAATATGAAACTTTGAGACGTTTATGCCAAGTTAACATTTCATAAATTGCCCTTGCAATGTTTGAAATTGGTAAAAACTAAAGAAATATGtaatttgttttgaatgttgaATTAAAAATGGTGGCTCTCATACTGAAGGGATAGGACAGGTTTAATGTGTTTAGTTTACCTGTCCAAACGTGGAGTAGAGGAAGACAGGGATCTCTGCCACAGTCATGGCCAGCGCCTGGGCAATGGACATCCCGTCGGCCTGTCTGAGGGACATCTCAGGAAGGAAACTGCCCGCAGGCCACTCCCCCTTTCAAACCTCCTTCGCATTCACCTTAAAGTGGGTGTACCCTACTGGCTTGGCCTTGTTTTGGCAGACACTGGTCAACGTCCAGTTCTAAACTGGTCCAGTTCCTCTGTCACTTTGTTGCGTGTGGAAGCCTTGCTGTACCAAAATCTCACAGGGCTTGTGGGTTCATTTCCTTAAATGGTGTGCCATGCTGCTCAACAACTGAAAAATACAATGCATTCATTAGACAGACACTTTGCATAAGATGATACCAAATGCTTCTgctatttctctctctgactcctgACAAATGTGTCGGCTTCATGAAAACTATTGACTATTGACTTTACTTCTACAAATGCAATTATGTTTACAAAAGCTTAAATAACAGTTCAATATCAAAAATACAACTAGAGCATTGTGTATCAACTCAATCTGGTCCGCATTTGTTTAGCAAGTCTGCATCCCCATGCCCCTGAAGCATAGACAACAGGCCTACAAGTTAAGAGAATTTAACATCATTCCAAAAAACTGTTTAAGTCACAGTAAACATATTATAGCCTATATATTATAAAATCTGTAGTTCCACAGAATAAATTTAATGAATACACTTGAAAACAAGATAAAAAGGAAACTATTTCACACTACCCTCTCAGGCATCTGAGGCCATACTGGACAATTGCTTTAATGTGGGTTATTTGTTGAATATCCAAAAACATAAGGCCTAGATTCTGTTTTGCTAATAATATGCTCTAACTTTCAACCATCAACAATCAGGTCAGGACTTTAATTGACAGATCACTAGTCGGCTACAGCTAGCTCTGTATGATCTGTCAAAATCAAAGCCTGGTCTGGTCTAGTCTGGCCAGATACATGAGGTCGATGGGACATTGACAGGTCCACTTTCAATGGAATTCATAAAACTAGGAAACTATAAATCgcatgagacagagagagaagctcTTCTAAAGAAAGCAAAACCATGTTCCTACCTTTGGTTCTAGAGAAGGGCACTCGGCCGTCAACGTACATCACATACCAGCATGGAGTCAAGGGGCAGAACTGGAACCCTGAGCTGACCAActgaacacacagaaaaaaagagCGACGTTGTTTCTGTCGAATCAGATTCAAGATGCGAGTAGCAAGTAAGGCGAAACTCCAATCAGAACTCAAAGCAAATCAGAATACCCCGCCTATCCCCTGATATTTAGTGAAACATACTTAAAACGTCCttacacatttttttattgcaaaTAATTATTACACATGAATCATATGTGACATTTGCTTTATAGTCCTCATCCTTGATGTAATTTATTGAAGTTATACAAGAAAAAACATGATTTTTTTCCGTTAGGAACTacagatttaaaatgttttccCGACGGAGGTATTTGACAGTGTCAGCGATGTGCGGGAGATTTTAATGGAGTGGATGTAAACAGTTATaaatatgttaataataataataatcacatttCAGTGTCTAATAAGCTGTTCCATGAAAGGGGAACATGGATTAATTTCTTGATGATGTGAAACTCAGCCGATCAGAGGTCTGCTATGATCATAAAACTATAAGATAGGAGACAAGCTATGATATGAAATATCTGGTAAGAATGTGTTCACTGACTCATTTTCATCAGATGAAATGTCGGATTAATGACGAATCAAACCCGTCCGTTACTCCCAAATCGATTATTGTGGTTTATGATTTGATTCCTTAGAAGAGCTGCTGGGTTGGTGTGGTCAGCCTCAGCCTGCTTCTGTTACTGTGGGGTGGACATGTGCTTCAGTCCCATGTCCCGGCCTCTCTGCCCAACAATGGCCTCAGAGGGTACGTCCGGGTCCACCCTGCCGGGAGGAACCAGGTGAgctctctccttcactcaccCCACCGTCCCATGTGCACACCTGGATTTGACCAGCGCCCACTGTTGGCGACATGCATCGGTGATTTGGGCACGTgcgtaaagtgtgtgtgtagcaagcAGGCGGCATTGTGACGGTGAATGCCAGCGCAACAGAAGAAAAGGCTGGCAGATATGTTGTCAATCTGGCAACGTATGTTGGCCAATAAACACAGCTCCCTGTTTGGACTTTGATATCTGGGTAGACTGGGACCTGGCAATTATAGTGGATCCTGTTTCAAAGAGTTCAGGCACCCCTGGTGTAGTGCGAAGGCTACAGATCAAATAATTGTTGGTGTCCGACTACAAACATGGTTGTAGGTCACATTGACCGTTCTAGGCAATGATTTCGGACCATTAACCTCCAGCCACAGTCACTATTCTTGCAAAACAGCCTAGATTTGAAAGTGCGCACATCATAGGTGGCAACTTGTTTaatatacaattaaaaaaggatttcttatttcattttattcatATTATATTTACATCAATACTGTAGGTTTTTGCATGACCTTTATATGATGTAGGGTTATCACAGCATACCCTCtgctctcgtctctctctccctctgctcctctagTTCCTGGAGATGCGCTGCAGCGTGTGCGCCCTGGTGTCCAGCTCGGGGCAGATGCTTGGGGCGGGCGTCGGAGAGGAGATCGACCGCGCTGCCTGTGTGTTCCGCATGAACACGGCCCCCACACGGGGGTACGAGAAGGACGTGGGGAATCGCACCACTGTGCGGGTGGTGTCGCACACAAGTGTCCCCCTGCTGCTGAGAGAACAGAACCAGCTCCTCAGAAGCTCCATGGGCACCACCTACGTGTTCTGGGGTCCTGAGCGTCATATGAGGCAAGACGGCAAGGGGCGCGTGTTCAACGCCCTGCTGAAGACGGCCCGGGAGCACCAAGGCCTCGGAATCTACACCCTCACCAAAGAGAGGATTCAGTATTGCGATCAAGTGTTTGAAATCGAAACAGGGAAAAATAGGTAAAGCCAGAGAGACTGTTTATCTTGATATTATCGTGGTCCTGTCTATCGTGGAATTTGTTCTGCCGGGGTTAAGGGTTGGACCCCCCAAGGAATGTCTGCACTCACACTATTGTgacactttggataaaatgcTCACTAaatgtcaggtgtgtgtgtgtgtgtgtgtgtgtgtgtgtgtgtgtgtgtgtgtgtgtgtgtgtgtgtgtgtgtgtgtgtgtgtgtgtgtgtgtgtgtgtgtgtgtgtgtgtgtgtgtgtgtgtgtgtgtgtgcagcatacatatatacatacatttttagACACGATTTTGACTACCAAAAAGTGTTTCAGGAGCCTTTGGGTTTGTTCTCCCTCAGAATGAAGACAGGGTCGTTCCTCAGCACTGGGTTCTTCACCATGATACTGGCCATGGACGTGTGTGAGAGCATCCATGTCTATGGGATGGTCGACAAAAACTACTGCAGGTCAGAATCATTTCAATCGCATGTCCTGAAATACCTTTCACTCTGTCATGTCAACTTAGATGAGAACTCCTATAGGGTCACGTGTAGTGGGGCATCGTATGGGCAgggggtttgactcccagtCCAGTGAACATGCGTACGCAGACCTTGCGATGTAAATCCTGAGACCTCTCCCTTCCGATAGccgcaacaacaacagtgttgttCCCTACCACTACTTCGAGCGACGCCACGTGGCTGAGTGCAGGATGTACAGATACCACGAGCACGCGCGGCGCGGGGGGCATCGCTTCATCACCGAGAAGGCCATCTATGCTAAGTGGGCCaggcgccacagaatcacctTCAAGCATCCATCCTGGAGCCGCTAGCTCAGGACGGAAAAGAGGGGTCCGCCTCAGTGGGCCTGGGCCCTGTGGTTGTCTAGTTTACCGTCTACACATCCTGTTGGTCATTATTTGCATAAGTGTTACTAGGTAAACAGGCTTAAATGAGAATTTTGATAGTGTTATAAAACATGAATGCACCTATCATTTCAGGGTTTACCATCAGGTTTTTCTAATAGTATAACGTAGTAGTCTAATATATCACTTCATTAGAGCCCTGTCGGGCTTCTTTCTGATCTGCTGCAGTGTATTTCCCCATGTTACCCAGAATGCCTTTCTCCTTTAGCTCCTGCAGAGCCATTTTCTTCAATTCTGGATTCTGGAATCTACTGATTCTTTTAATGATTTTCttttgttgatgttgatgttgaagtCGTACTCCAAAGAAAAAATTGCGCTTTACCTACTGTGGCGATATTATTCTGTGAATTTAGCCTCAGTTAAGTAAAATACTACACAATACTGTTGATGTGCTGGACATCATCAAGAGGCACCTTCTTACAATGTCCATTGTTTTAGTCTGTTTGTAACTGTATTGCTCTGCCACTTCATACATGATATAGAACAACATACCAGCCATTTGCAGTGGTAAAAAacgatttatattttttaatcatccAAGGCACTATACTACTGGAGCTGTCCATTTTATAACACTATATAGTACAGGTTTCCTAGtttgtgatattttttttaactgttttGTGAGTTATCTACTGTTTTACTTAAGGAGATGATTCCTTGGTGCCTTCTATGGAACCGTTAGAATTCATCAATTATAATGCAGGTTATGAAAATATAGCCTGTAATGTATTATCATTTTCggattgtatttcttttttaaacattgCATACACGGCTGAATTGTTACACACTGTAATGTATTACACGGAATCCAATAAAATGTAACTActgatttaatattttttttgttctcaATGATCAtattggcagtaggctaccgtTAATTAAAATACAGGCTGTACCATATGATAAACGCTTATCACACAATGACGTAGTTTAAATTAATTCCAAGGctacatatttattattttaacactTGTCAAAACTGGAACAC
This Gadus macrocephalus chromosome 19, ASM3116895v1 DNA region includes the following protein-coding sequences:
- the st6galnac4 gene encoding alpha-N-acetyl-neuraminyl-2,3-beta-galactosyl-1,3-N-acetyl-galactosaminide alpha-2,6-sialyltransferase — protein: MKYLKSCWVGVVSLSLLLLLWGGHVLQSHVPASLPNNGLRGYVRVHPAGRNQFLEMRCSVCALVSSSGQMLGAGVGEEIDRAACVFRMNTAPTRGYEKDVGNRTTVRVVSHTSVPLLLREQNQLLRSSMGTTYVFWGPERHMRQDGKGRVFNALLKTAREHQGLGIYTLTKERIQYCDQVFEIETGKNRMKTGSFLSTGFFTMILAMDVCESIHVYGMVDKNYCSRNNNSVVPYHYFERRHVAECRMYRYHEHARRGGHRFITEKAIYAKWARRHRITFKHPSWSR